From Myxocyprinus asiaticus isolate MX2 ecotype Aquarium Trade chromosome 25, UBuf_Myxa_2, whole genome shotgun sequence, one genomic window encodes:
- the LOC127415871 gene encoding AN1-type zinc finger protein 3-like translates to MGDTGSERSNPPSLPPRCPCGFWGSSKTMNLCSKCFADFQKKQPDSECSSKPSSSSESAQTYSSEVGSVSSPDRPSLSPPAYPEPQTVTSLPFSTAQEGASCSNAAQGLLCTTTKRPCHTDVSASDDEASPAKRARLEDGSSGEEARSGPKQKNRRRCFHCSSKLELVQAELGSCRCGYVFCMRHRLPEQHKCEFDHLGRGREEAVRKMVKLDRKVGRSCQRIGEECS, encoded by the exons atcCAGTAAGACCATGAACTTGTGCTCCAAATGTTTTGCTG ACTTTCAGAAAAAGCAGCCAGATAGTGAGTGTTCGTCCAAGCCAAGCTCAAGCTCTGAGAGTGCGCAGACGTACAGCAGTGAGGTGGGCAGTGTCAGCAGCCCGGACCGACCCTCACTGTCTCCACCTGCATATCCAGAACCACAGACAGTCACATCCCTCCCCTTCAGCACTGCACAGGAAG GAGCTTCATGTTCCAACGCAGCACAAGGTCTTCTCTGCACTACCACCAAACGACCATGCCATACGG ATGTTTCTGCTTCAGATGATGAGGCATCTCCAGCTAAACGTGCGCGGCTTGAGGACGGCTCATCAGGAGAAGAGGCGAGGAGCGGACCCAAGCAGAAGAACCGCAGGCGCTGTTTTCACTGTTCAAGCAAACTAGAGCTGGTACAGGCGGAGCTGGGCTCCTGTCGCTGTG GCTATGTGTTCTGCATGCGCCATCGTCTTCCTGAGCAGCACAAGTGTGAGTTTGATCACTTGGGACGAGGTCGCGAAGAGGCCGTGCGCAAAATGGTGAAACTGGACCGGAAGGTGGGCCGGTCCTGTCAGCGTATCGGAGAGGAGTGTTCCTGA